Proteins encoded together in one Dasypus novemcinctus isolate mDasNov1 chromosome 9, mDasNov1.1.hap2, whole genome shotgun sequence window:
- the NFYC gene encoding nuclear transcription factor Y subunit gamma isoform X2 — protein MSTEGGFGGTSSSDAQQSLQSFWPRVMEEIRNLTVKDFRVQELPLARIKKIMKLDEDVKMISAEAPVLFAKAAQIFITELTLRAWIHTEDNKRRTLQRNDIAMAITKFDQFDFLIDIVPRDELKPPKRQEEVRQSVTPAEPVQYYFTLAQQPAAVQVQGQQQGQQTTSSTTTIQPGQIIIAQPQQGQVQLNAGQLQYIRLAQPVSGTQVVQGQIQTLATNAQQITQTEVQQGQQQFSQFTDGQRNSVQQARGSELTGEAEPREVKATGNSTPCTSSLPTTHTPSHRAGTSCVCCSRPQQNSTPPPPSDALQWVVVEVSGAPNQLEAHRELHAPLPGVTSLSPLHPSQQLYQIQQVTMPAGQDLAQPMFIQSANQPSDGQAPQVTGD, from the exons ATGTCTACAGAAGGAGGATTTGGTGGTACTAGCAGCAGTGATGCCCAGCAAAGCCTACAGTCCTTCTGGCCTCGTGTCATGGAAGAAATTCGGAATTTAACGGTg AAAGACTTCCGAGTACAGGAACTCCCACTGGCTCGTATTAAGAAGATTATGAAACTGGATGAAGATGTGAAG ATGATCAGTGCAGAAGCCCCTGTGCTCTTTGCCAAGGCGGCCCAgatttttatcacagagttgacTCTGCGAGCCTGGATCCACACAGAGGATAACAAGCGCCGGACTCTACAG AGAAATGATATCGCTATGGCAATTACAAAATTTGATCAGTTTGACTTTCTCATCGATATTGTTCCAAGAGATGAACTGAAACCTCCAAAGCGTCAG GAGGAGGTACGCCAGTCTGTGACTCCTGCCGAGCCTGTTCAGTACTACTTCACGCTGGCTCAGCAGCCCGCCGCCGTCCAAGTCCAGGGGCAGCAGCAAGGCCAGCAGACCACCAGCTCCACGACCACCATCCAGCCAGGGCAGATCATCATTGCACAGCCTCAGCAGGGCCAG GTACAGCTGAATGCTGGCCAGCTGCAGTATATCCGTTTAGCCCAGCCTGTATCAGGCACCCAAGTTGTACAGGGACAGATCCAGACACTTGCCACCAATGCCCAGCAG ATCACACAGACAGAGGTCCAGCAAGGACAGCAGCAATTCAGCCAGTTCACAGATGGACAG AGGAACAGCGTGCAGCAGGCTCGAGGCTCTGAGCTAACGGGAGAGGCAGAGCCCAGAGAAGTGAAAGCCACAGGAAATTCAACTCCCTGCACCTCTTCCCtgcccaccacacacacaccctcacacCGGGCTGGTACCTCCTGTGTCTGCTGTTCCCGACCCCAGCAGAACTCcacgccccctcctccctctgatGCCTTGCAGTGGGTGGTGGTTGAAGTATCTGGGGCCCCCAACCAACTCGAGGCCCATAGGGAGCTGCATGCCCCTCTCCCAGGGGTGACCTCActctctcctctccacccctcGCAGCAGCTCTACCAGATCCAGCAAGTCACCATGCCTGCGGGCCAGGACCTCGCCCAGCCCATGTTCATCCAGTCTGCCAACCAGCCCTCCGACGGGCAGGCCCCCCAGGTGACCGGCGACTGA
- the NFYC gene encoding nuclear transcription factor Y subunit gamma isoform X5: MSTEGGFGGTSSSDAQQSLQSFWPRVMEEIRNLTVKDFRVQELPLARIKKIMKLDEDVKMISAEAPVLFAKAAQIFITELTLRAWIHTEDNKRRTLQRNDIAMAITKFDQFDFLIDIVPRDELKPPKRQEEVRQSVTPAEPVQYYFTLAQQPAAVQVQGQQQGQQTTSSTTTIQPGQIIIAQPQQGQVQLNAGQLQYIRLAQPVSGTQVVQGQIQTLATNAQQITQTEVQQGQQQFSQFTDGQQLYQIQQVTMPAGQDLAQPMFIQSANQPSDGQAPQVTGD, translated from the exons ATGTCTACAGAAGGAGGATTTGGTGGTACTAGCAGCAGTGATGCCCAGCAAAGCCTACAGTCCTTCTGGCCTCGTGTCATGGAAGAAATTCGGAATTTAACGGTg AAAGACTTCCGAGTACAGGAACTCCCACTGGCTCGTATTAAGAAGATTATGAAACTGGATGAAGATGTGAAG ATGATCAGTGCAGAAGCCCCTGTGCTCTTTGCCAAGGCGGCCCAgatttttatcacagagttgacTCTGCGAGCCTGGATCCACACAGAGGATAACAAGCGCCGGACTCTACAG AGAAATGATATCGCTATGGCAATTACAAAATTTGATCAGTTTGACTTTCTCATCGATATTGTTCCAAGAGATGAACTGAAACCTCCAAAGCGTCAG GAGGAGGTACGCCAGTCTGTGACTCCTGCCGAGCCTGTTCAGTACTACTTCACGCTGGCTCAGCAGCCCGCCGCCGTCCAAGTCCAGGGGCAGCAGCAAGGCCAGCAGACCACCAGCTCCACGACCACCATCCAGCCAGGGCAGATCATCATTGCACAGCCTCAGCAGGGCCAG GTACAGCTGAATGCTGGCCAGCTGCAGTATATCCGTTTAGCCCAGCCTGTATCAGGCACCCAAGTTGTACAGGGACAGATCCAGACACTTGCCACCAATGCCCAGCAG ATCACACAGACAGAGGTCCAGCAAGGACAGCAGCAATTCAGCCAGTTCACAGATGGACAG CAGCTCTACCAGATCCAGCAAGTCACCATGCCTGCGGGCCAGGACCTCGCCCAGCCCATGTTCATCCAGTCTGCCAACCAGCCCTCCGACGGGCAGGCCCCCCAGGTGACCGGCGACTGA
- the NFYC gene encoding nuclear transcription factor Y subunit gamma isoform X3, translating to MSTEGGFGGTSSSDAQQSLQSFWPRVMEEIRNLTVKDFRVQELPLARIKKIMKLDEDVKMISAEAPVLFAKAAQIFITELTLRAWIHTEDNKRRTLQRNDIAMAITKFDQFDFLIDIVPRDELKPPKRQEEVRQSVTPAEPVQYYFTLAQQPAAVQVQGQQQGQQTTSSTTTIQPGQIIIAQPQQGQTTPVTMQVGEGQQVQIVQAQPQGQAQQAQSSTGQTMQVMQQIITNTGEIQQIPVQLNAGQLQYIRLAQPVSGTQVVQGQIQTLATNAQQITQTEVQQGQQQFSQFTDGQRNSVQQARGSELTGEAEPREVKATGNSTPCTSSLPTTHTPSHRAAALPDPASHHACGPGPRPAHVHPVCQPALRRAGPPGDRRLRA from the exons ATGTCTACAGAAGGAGGATTTGGTGGTACTAGCAGCAGTGATGCCCAGCAAAGCCTACAGTCCTTCTGGCCTCGTGTCATGGAAGAAATTCGGAATTTAACGGTg AAAGACTTCCGAGTACAGGAACTCCCACTGGCTCGTATTAAGAAGATTATGAAACTGGATGAAGATGTGAAG ATGATCAGTGCAGAAGCCCCTGTGCTCTTTGCCAAGGCGGCCCAgatttttatcacagagttgacTCTGCGAGCCTGGATCCACACAGAGGATAACAAGCGCCGGACTCTACAG AGAAATGATATCGCTATGGCAATTACAAAATTTGATCAGTTTGACTTTCTCATCGATATTGTTCCAAGAGATGAACTGAAACCTCCAAAGCGTCAG GAGGAGGTACGCCAGTCTGTGACTCCTGCCGAGCCTGTTCAGTACTACTTCACGCTGGCTCAGCAGCCCGCCGCCGTCCAAGTCCAGGGGCAGCAGCAAGGCCAGCAGACCACCAGCTCCACGACCACCATCCAGCCAGGGCAGATCATCATTGCACAGCCTCAGCAGGGCCAG ACCACGCCTGTGACGATGCAGGTTGGAGAAGGTCAGCAGGTGCAGATTGTGCAGGCCCAGCCTCAGGGGCAAGCCCAGCAGGCCCAGAGTAGCACTGGACAGACCATGCAGGTGATGCAGCAGATCATAACCAACACAGGAGAGATCCAGCAGATCCCG GTACAGCTGAATGCTGGCCAGCTGCAGTATATCCGTTTAGCCCAGCCTGTATCAGGCACCCAAGTTGTACAGGGACAGATCCAGACACTTGCCACCAATGCCCAGCAG ATCACACAGACAGAGGTCCAGCAAGGACAGCAGCAATTCAGCCAGTTCACAGATGGACAG AGGAACAGCGTGCAGCAGGCTCGAGGCTCTGAGCTAACGGGAGAGGCAGAGCCCAGAGAAGTGAAAGCCACAGGAAATTCAACTCCCTGCACCTCTTCCCtgcccaccacacacacaccctcacacCGGGCTG CAGCTCTACCAGATCCAGCAAGTCACCATGCCTGCGGGCCAGGACCTCGCCCAGCCCATGTTCATCCAGTCTGCCAACCAGCCCTCCGACGGGCAGGCCCCCCAGGTGACCGGCGACTGAGGGCCTGA
- the NFYC gene encoding nuclear transcription factor Y subunit gamma isoform X1, whose translation MSTEGGFGGTSSSDAQQSLQSFWPRVMEEIRNLTVKDFRVQELPLARIKKIMKLDEDVKMISAEAPVLFAKAAQIFITELTLRAWIHTEDNKRRTLQRNDIAMAITKFDQFDFLIDIVPRDELKPPKRQEEVRQSVTPAEPVQYYFTLAQQPAAVQVQGQQQGQQTTSSTTTIQPGQIIIAQPQQGQTTPVTMQVGEGQQVQIVQAQPQGQAQQAQSSTGQTMQVMQQIITNTGEIQQIPVQLNAGQLQYIRLAQPVSGTQVVQGQIQTLATNAQQITQTEVQQGQQQFSQFTDGQRNSVQQARGSELTGEAEPREVKATGNSTPCTSSLPTTHTPSHRAGTSCVCCSRPQQNSTPPPPSDALQWVVVEVSGAPNQLEAHRELHAPLPGVTSLSPLHPSQQLYQIQQVTMPAGQDLAQPMFIQSANQPSDGQAPQVTGD comes from the exons ATGTCTACAGAAGGAGGATTTGGTGGTACTAGCAGCAGTGATGCCCAGCAAAGCCTACAGTCCTTCTGGCCTCGTGTCATGGAAGAAATTCGGAATTTAACGGTg AAAGACTTCCGAGTACAGGAACTCCCACTGGCTCGTATTAAGAAGATTATGAAACTGGATGAAGATGTGAAG ATGATCAGTGCAGAAGCCCCTGTGCTCTTTGCCAAGGCGGCCCAgatttttatcacagagttgacTCTGCGAGCCTGGATCCACACAGAGGATAACAAGCGCCGGACTCTACAG AGAAATGATATCGCTATGGCAATTACAAAATTTGATCAGTTTGACTTTCTCATCGATATTGTTCCAAGAGATGAACTGAAACCTCCAAAGCGTCAG GAGGAGGTACGCCAGTCTGTGACTCCTGCCGAGCCTGTTCAGTACTACTTCACGCTGGCTCAGCAGCCCGCCGCCGTCCAAGTCCAGGGGCAGCAGCAAGGCCAGCAGACCACCAGCTCCACGACCACCATCCAGCCAGGGCAGATCATCATTGCACAGCCTCAGCAGGGCCAG ACCACGCCTGTGACGATGCAGGTTGGAGAAGGTCAGCAGGTGCAGATTGTGCAGGCCCAGCCTCAGGGGCAAGCCCAGCAGGCCCAGAGTAGCACTGGACAGACCATGCAGGTGATGCAGCAGATCATAACCAACACAGGAGAGATCCAGCAGATCCCG GTACAGCTGAATGCTGGCCAGCTGCAGTATATCCGTTTAGCCCAGCCTGTATCAGGCACCCAAGTTGTACAGGGACAGATCCAGACACTTGCCACCAATGCCCAGCAG ATCACACAGACAGAGGTCCAGCAAGGACAGCAGCAATTCAGCCAGTTCACAGATGGACAG AGGAACAGCGTGCAGCAGGCTCGAGGCTCTGAGCTAACGGGAGAGGCAGAGCCCAGAGAAGTGAAAGCCACAGGAAATTCAACTCCCTGCACCTCTTCCCtgcccaccacacacacaccctcacacCGGGCTGGTACCTCCTGTGTCTGCTGTTCCCGACCCCAGCAGAACTCcacgccccctcctccctctgatGCCTTGCAGTGGGTGGTGGTTGAAGTATCTGGGGCCCCCAACCAACTCGAGGCCCATAGGGAGCTGCATGCCCCTCTCCCAGGGGTGACCTCActctctcctctccacccctcGCAGCAGCTCTACCAGATCCAGCAAGTCACCATGCCTGCGGGCCAGGACCTCGCCCAGCCCATGTTCATCCAGTCTGCCAACCAGCCCTCCGACGGGCAGGCCCCCCAGGTGACCGGCGACTGA
- the NFYC gene encoding nuclear transcription factor Y subunit gamma isoform X4: protein MSTEGGFGGTSSSDAQQSLQSFWPRVMEEIRNLTVKDFRVQELPLARIKKIMKLDEDVKMISAEAPVLFAKAAQIFITELTLRAWIHTEDNKRRTLQRNDIAMAITKFDQFDFLIDIVPRDELKPPKRQEEVRQSVTPAEPVQYYFTLAQQPAAVQVQGQQQGQQTTSSTTTIQPGQIIIAQPQQGQTTPVTMQVGEGQQVQIVQAQPQGQAQQAQSSTGQTMQVMQQIITNTGEIQQIPVQLNAGQLQYIRLAQPVSGTQVVQGQIQTLATNAQQITQTEVQQGQQQFSQFTDGQQLYQIQQVTMPAGQDLAQPMFIQSANQPSDGQAPQVTGD from the exons ATGTCTACAGAAGGAGGATTTGGTGGTACTAGCAGCAGTGATGCCCAGCAAAGCCTACAGTCCTTCTGGCCTCGTGTCATGGAAGAAATTCGGAATTTAACGGTg AAAGACTTCCGAGTACAGGAACTCCCACTGGCTCGTATTAAGAAGATTATGAAACTGGATGAAGATGTGAAG ATGATCAGTGCAGAAGCCCCTGTGCTCTTTGCCAAGGCGGCCCAgatttttatcacagagttgacTCTGCGAGCCTGGATCCACACAGAGGATAACAAGCGCCGGACTCTACAG AGAAATGATATCGCTATGGCAATTACAAAATTTGATCAGTTTGACTTTCTCATCGATATTGTTCCAAGAGATGAACTGAAACCTCCAAAGCGTCAG GAGGAGGTACGCCAGTCTGTGACTCCTGCCGAGCCTGTTCAGTACTACTTCACGCTGGCTCAGCAGCCCGCCGCCGTCCAAGTCCAGGGGCAGCAGCAAGGCCAGCAGACCACCAGCTCCACGACCACCATCCAGCCAGGGCAGATCATCATTGCACAGCCTCAGCAGGGCCAG ACCACGCCTGTGACGATGCAGGTTGGAGAAGGTCAGCAGGTGCAGATTGTGCAGGCCCAGCCTCAGGGGCAAGCCCAGCAGGCCCAGAGTAGCACTGGACAGACCATGCAGGTGATGCAGCAGATCATAACCAACACAGGAGAGATCCAGCAGATCCCG GTACAGCTGAATGCTGGCCAGCTGCAGTATATCCGTTTAGCCCAGCCTGTATCAGGCACCCAAGTTGTACAGGGACAGATCCAGACACTTGCCACCAATGCCCAGCAG ATCACACAGACAGAGGTCCAGCAAGGACAGCAGCAATTCAGCCAGTTCACAGATGGACAG CAGCTCTACCAGATCCAGCAAGTCACCATGCCTGCGGGCCAGGACCTCGCCCAGCCCATGTTCATCCAGTCTGCCAACCAGCCCTCCGACGGGCAGGCCCCCCAGGTGACCGGCGACTGA